Proteins co-encoded in one Flavobacterium fluviale genomic window:
- a CDS encoding Ig-like domain-containing protein — translation MKKTLLLFLLLPFLGFAQVNLVKWDNPADNYAVVNAAYTNAVDAEPVGSGPDLNLAPLDYQGFRGTPWTTSFSIDQRKYFQFTVSTKTGYKVKLNTFNFTYRAENQSYLQRYQVRYSKDEFATSMLLIDEATQSGKVNKSLDLSKITLYAGEKLTIRIYGYKVKTLSDYNTPLFLINKNTVNEPGNTTPTISGTVSTYDPADLNANDDLITTQEKTAVSFNPLTNDTNHTGATITNTQPPAAEGTVSRNGNIFTFTPAAAFKGTTSFTYTLTNGAKTSTATVVVYVNELAPKLIIWNGAEQQPKAVVTDPNITGNDLSLSPPTPNQSNLSLGIYNNYFHISGLQNNGSNAETLNRYIQVSITPKDKYKLTLTQFKFSYFSPSNDEGASMFQVRYSKDPNFADNGTILLGPTTAVRGNDTEVVLNFPTGTSVTSNGNQTLYIRIYPYAVNNLYNGYFRIRNDYGGEVGPTIMGVVEPSNLITANADFASAATNTALTIPILSNDENYTPLTSITVTQPSVGGTVQVNGTTNVTFTPAQNFTGKTTFEYTIFNGINYSTATVTVNVTCQLTGDQIAFGSDQWNGYVYKLANNAAIPPNVTYPALPNSSIATYVGIVTENKNFDRNIGSGAITGVTSNFGCATAPNDRFFVRYKMRTTLAAGKYSILLAGDDGTRLYIDNQLIVTRWNDHGYVSDILLQDIAAGEHEFVIEYYENGGDARITFSCDLTKGDPTEYGDKVWNAYGYLRNDLTLTNTIYAGYYVEPTLNINSRNYWAANSSPSAAANWQGASIPNDNFTVSYKRKGFPCGQYQIQRAHYDDAIQIFIDDVEIFSRSGWDNNPALINNNVYTLNSNSRVEVRLREDGGDANVGINFLKVLTPYTGTGTLAPNSAIEINSNTTLTSDLTVCSCTINPNYTLTVKEGVTLTVDEDINVGNGGKLLIQSGGSFIQTSTSKTMFTGNSDAFELQRTTSVRRYDLTYWSMPVTKPGFTMHDLSPGTLFDKFHYYDSNAGKWGISNNGTMVMETGKGYTIRAPQSYHLMIPQDFTAVFTGVPNNGDISVPVVNTKWNLIGNPYPSAISAQQLMADNPNLGSLYFWGHEELPVRNPADNTYYYNNDYTIFNASGATTGGGGVPFNGYIAATQGFFAKPETGTIVFKNNERRAGNNSQFYKTAAAESIERNRVWLNITNTSGVFKQILFGYIQGATNSLDINYDAVSMAANSLVDFYSINTNKKLTIQGRALPFEKSDEVPLGYKLSAKGDYTISIDHADGIFNNQDVYLVDKETGKTTNLRLENYTFTTAEGSFNNRFVIRYTSKTLGTDDFENSQSGVFVSVKSKIIKVNSNTENIKEVKIYNIGGQLIYTKNKIDSNELQITNLQSSNQVLLVNVMLENDSTITKKVIFN, via the coding sequence ATGAAAAAAACTTTACTTTTATTTTTATTGTTGCCTTTTTTAGGGTTTGCCCAAGTGAATTTAGTTAAATGGGATAATCCTGCAGATAATTATGCTGTTGTTAATGCTGCCTATACTAATGCAGTTGATGCAGAACCTGTCGGCTCTGGACCTGACTTAAATTTAGCTCCTTTGGATTACCAAGGCTTTAGAGGAACCCCTTGGACAACCTCTTTTTCTATAGATCAAAGAAAATATTTTCAGTTTACTGTAAGTACTAAAACAGGCTATAAAGTAAAACTAAATACTTTTAATTTTACATATCGAGCAGAAAATCAATCATATTTACAACGTTACCAAGTTCGCTATTCTAAAGACGAATTTGCAACAAGTATGTTGTTAATAGACGAAGCAACTCAAAGTGGTAAAGTAAATAAATCTTTGGATTTATCTAAAATTACTTTATATGCAGGAGAAAAACTAACGATTAGAATATACGGCTACAAAGTAAAAACGTTGTCAGACTACAACACCCCCTTGTTTTTAATCAACAAAAATACAGTTAACGAGCCAGGAAACACTACTCCAACGATTAGTGGAACGGTTTCCACTTACGACCCGGCAGATTTAAATGCAAATGATGACCTGATTACAACACAAGAAAAAACAGCTGTTTCATTTAATCCTTTAACCAACGATACCAATCACACTGGTGCGACAATAACAAATACACAGCCTCCAGCAGCAGAAGGAACTGTTTCAAGAAATGGTAATATTTTTACTTTTACTCCAGCTGCAGCATTTAAAGGCACAACCTCATTTACCTATACTCTAACAAACGGTGCAAAAACCTCTACAGCCACTGTAGTCGTTTATGTAAATGAGCTAGCTCCTAAATTGATTATTTGGAACGGTGCAGAACAACAGCCAAAAGCCGTAGTTACAGATCCAAATATAACTGGAAATGACCTGTCACTTTCTCCTCCAACTCCAAATCAATCGAATTTGTCTTTGGGAATCTATAACAATTATTTTCATATAAGCGGTTTACAAAATAATGGATCAAATGCCGAAACTCTTAACAGGTATATACAAGTAAGCATTACACCGAAGGATAAATACAAACTTACCCTTACACAATTTAAATTTAGTTATTTCTCTCCAAGTAATGATGAAGGAGCTTCAATGTTTCAGGTTCGTTATTCTAAAGACCCTAATTTTGCCGATAACGGAACTATTCTATTAGGACCAACAACAGCGGTAAGAGGAAATGATACAGAAGTGGTTTTAAATTTCCCTACTGGTACTTCGGTTACAAGTAATGGAAATCAGACTTTATACATCAGAATTTATCCATACGCTGTTAATAATTTATACAATGGATATTTCAGAATAAGAAATGATTACGGCGGAGAGGTAGGACCAACTATTATGGGAGTTGTAGAGCCTTCAAATTTGATCACAGCAAATGCTGACTTTGCATCGGCTGCAACAAATACAGCTCTCACTATTCCAATTTTATCAAATGACGAAAATTACACACCTCTAACATCTATTACTGTAACCCAGCCTTCTGTTGGAGGAACGGTACAAGTTAATGGCACGACTAATGTAACATTTACACCAGCACAAAATTTCACAGGAAAAACTACTTTTGAATATACTATTTTCAACGGAATAAATTATTCTACAGCTACTGTTACTGTAAACGTTACATGTCAGCTAACGGGTGATCAAATCGCTTTTGGATCAGATCAATGGAATGGATATGTTTATAAATTAGCAAATAATGCTGCAATACCTCCAAATGTTACTTACCCAGCTTTGCCGAACAGCAGTATAGCAACTTATGTTGGAATTGTAACTGAAAACAAGAATTTCGATAGAAACATTGGAAGTGGAGCTATTACAGGTGTTACTTCAAATTTTGGCTGCGCGACCGCACCTAATGATAGATTTTTTGTAAGATACAAAATGCGCACAACTCTTGCTGCTGGAAAATATTCAATACTGCTAGCTGGAGATGACGGAACCAGACTTTACATTGATAATCAATTAATCGTTACACGCTGGAACGATCATGGCTATGTATCTGATATCCTTTTACAGGATATAGCTGCCGGCGAACATGAGTTTGTTATTGAATATTATGAAAATGGAGGTGATGCCAGAATAACATTTTCTTGCGATTTAACCAAAGGAGATCCAACAGAGTATGGTGATAAAGTTTGGAACGCATACGGATATCTTAGAAATGATTTGACATTAACCAATACCATCTATGCTGGTTATTATGTTGAACCTACTTTGAATATTAATTCACGAAATTATTGGGCTGCAAACAGCTCTCCTTCTGCAGCAGCAAATTGGCAGGGAGCTTCGATACCAAATGATAATTTTACAGTATCTTACAAACGTAAAGGTTTTCCTTGTGGCCAGTACCAAATTCAACGTGCGCATTATGATGATGCTATTCAGATATTCATAGACGATGTTGAAATTTTTTCTAGATCTGGCTGGGATAATAACCCTGCGTTAATCAACAACAATGTTTATACTTTAAATAGCAATTCTAGAGTTGAAGTCCGCTTAAGAGAAGACGGCGGCGATGCAAATGTTGGAATTAACTTTTTAAAAGTACTAACTCCCTATACAGGAACTGGAACTTTAGCTCCAAACAGCGCTATCGAAATTAACTCTAATACAACATTAACTTCAGATCTTACAGTTTGTTCTTGTACTATTAATCCAAACTATACTCTAACAGTTAAAGAAGGTGTTACATTAACAGTTGATGAAGATATCAATGTAGGAAATGGAGGAAAATTACTAATTCAGAGCGGCGGATCATTTATTCAGACAAGTACAAGCAAAACTATGTTTACTGGTAATTCAGATGCCTTTGAATTACAAAGAACAACTTCTGTACGCCGTTATGACCTTACATACTGGTCTATGCCGGTTACAAAACCAGGTTTTACCATGCATGATTTATCTCCTGGCACATTGTTCGATAAATTTCATTATTACGATTCGAATGCAGGAAAATGGGGCATCAGTAATAACGGAACTATGGTAATGGAAACTGGTAAAGGTTATACAATCAGAGCTCCTCAGAGTTACCATCTTATGATACCGCAGGATTTTACTGCCGTATTTACAGGTGTTCCTAATAATGGCGACATCTCTGTTCCAGTTGTAAATACCAAATGGAATTTAATTGGAAATCCTTATCCTTCTGCAATAAGCGCACAGCAGTTAATGGCCGATAATCCAAATTTAGGTTCGCTGTATTTCTGGGGTCATGAAGAACTGCCGGTGCGTAATCCTGCAGATAACACCTATTATTACAATAACGATTATACCATTTTTAATGCATCTGGAGCTACGACAGGAGGCGGCGGAGTACCTTTTAATGGATATATAGCCGCAACTCAGGGATTCTTTGCAAAACCAGAAACAGGAACAATAGTATTTAAAAACAATGAAAGAAGAGCAGGGAACAACAGCCAGTTTTATAAAACAGCAGCAGCAGAAAGCATTGAAAGAAACCGTGTGTGGCTGAACATTACAAACACCAGCGGTGTTTTCAAACAAATCCTTTTTGGTTATATCCAGGGAGCAACAAACAGTCTGGATATTAATTATGATGCTGTTTCGATGGCAGCCAATAGTCTTGTAGATTTTTATAGTATTAACACCAATAAGAAGCTAACAATACAAGGACGTGCACTGCCATTTGAAAAAAGCGATGAAGTTCCGTTAGGATATAAGTTATCAGCTAAAGGAGATTACACTATTTCAATTGATCATGCTGATGGAATCTTTAATAATCAGGATGTTTACTTAGTTGATAAAGAAACTGGAAAAACAACAAATCTGCGTCTGGAAAATTATACGTTTACAACAGCAGAAGGAAGTTTCAATAATCGTTTTGTAATTCGCTACACTTCTAAAACGTTAGGAACAGATGATTTTGAAAATTCGCAAAGCGGTGTTTTTGTTTCAGTAAAATCAAAAATAATAAAAGTAAATTCTAATACAGAAAATATAAAAGAAGTTAAGATTTATAACATCGGCGGACAATTAATTTATACTAAAAACAAAATTGATTCCAATGAATTGCAAATAACAAATTTACAATCCAGCAATCAAGTTTTATTAGTCAACGTTATGTTAGAAAATGACTCGACAATCACGAAAAAGGTGATTTTTAACTAA
- a CDS encoding DUF7507 domain-containing protein: protein MSTKKLLNSHSISVKKLIIAFFLISLKITSQSNTITRIHTDWNRTGTGYWTSNGATGVGNRPDNVNNLLAFEWRGTTFSTGVDDNKLNTNSVSYNPQNFRALKIQTLGANTSTYFLQGSMIDGSATGTTLIPPLAGAASTGSERASRLTDGSNGLSLGTGIANIPNGTAEFKIGTNNLNLGGINDNIPDLIVTQVAEPGGTGSEDIFKFVDAAGNTVGNQISVSFNSVSVIGTYSLDLFRATDGVMAFTPAATRDIRMLGIETSSFGITSANAAQVDRFVVVFSGSSDCAFIAFNTKSLKIADLSMIKKATLSSCGKAGDVITYNFDIKNTGQVPITNISVSDPKPGMVFSSNLISSLAVDQTATITATYTVTAADVAAGRIVNSATVTGTDPSLNTVTDISGDDYNNNNATITVLLAPPAISAVQPVTCASLGSIDLTNLPASGTWQVTQTGTASAIYNGTGSTFTVPNLTVGSYSFRVSIGGCNSPLTASTSIGEDSSTTWNGSNWSSGLLPGPTRRAIINSTTPNQPFTANTTMCALTVNPGVVVTIPSGVTLTVTNSVTTNGQLIFESGSSLVQTTNAVNTGDIVYKRTTSVRRYDLTYWSMPVTKPGFTMHDLSPDTLFDKFHYYDSNAGKWGISNNGTMVMETGKGYTIRAPQIYHLIIPQDFTAVFTGVPNNGDISVPVVDAKWNLIGNPYPSAISAKQLMDDNPDLGSLYFWGHEELPVRNPADNTYYYNNDYTIFNASGATTGGGGVPFNGYIAATQGFFAKPETGTIVFRNNERRAGNNSQFYKTAAAESIERNRVWLNITSSSGVFKQILFGYIQGATNSLDINYDAVSMAANSLVDFYSINTSKKLTIQGRALPFEKSDEVPLGYKLSAKGDYTISIDHADGIFNNQDVYLVDKETGKTTNLRLENYTFTTAEGSFNNRFVIRYTSKTLGTDDFENLSDGILVSVKNKIIKISSSKETINDVTIYNILGQEIFSKKKINSTEFQVSNLQTGNQVLLIKISLQNGNSLSKKIIID from the coding sequence ATGAGCACAAAAAAGCTATTGAATTCCCATTCTATATCAGTAAAAAAATTAATCATTGCCTTTTTTCTGATATCATTAAAAATTACCAGTCAAAGTAATACAATAACCAGAATACATACCGACTGGAATAGAACTGGAACAGGATATTGGACATCAAATGGAGCGACGGGAGTAGGTAATCGCCCAGATAATGTCAATAATTTATTAGCATTTGAGTGGAGAGGTACAACATTTTCTACAGGAGTAGATGATAACAAATTAAACACAAATTCTGTCTCTTATAACCCACAAAACTTTAGAGCTTTAAAAATTCAAACTTTAGGAGCAAACACAAGTACTTATTTTTTACAAGGATCGATGATAGATGGCTCTGCAACAGGAACAACATTGATTCCTCCATTAGCAGGAGCTGCATCAACTGGAAGTGAAAGAGCTTCAAGACTTACGGATGGCAGCAATGGACTAAGTCTAGGGACTGGAATTGCTAATATCCCCAATGGTACTGCAGAATTTAAAATCGGAACAAACAATTTAAATTTAGGCGGAATCAATGATAATATTCCCGACTTAATTGTTACTCAAGTTGCAGAACCAGGAGGAACAGGGTCTGAAGATATATTTAAATTTGTCGATGCAGCAGGTAACACCGTTGGTAATCAAATATCTGTTAGTTTTAATTCTGTCTCGGTTATTGGAACTTACAGTTTAGATTTATTTAGAGCAACAGATGGTGTGATGGCTTTTACACCAGCAGCTACGAGAGATATAAGAATGCTGGGAATTGAGACTAGTTCTTTTGGTATCACATCTGCAAATGCAGCTCAGGTTGACCGTTTTGTAGTTGTGTTTTCAGGAAGTTCAGATTGTGCTTTTATTGCGTTCAATACAAAATCTCTAAAAATTGCAGATTTGAGTATGATTAAGAAGGCCACATTATCCTCATGTGGTAAAGCAGGCGACGTCATAACCTACAATTTTGATATAAAAAATACAGGACAAGTTCCGATTACCAATATTAGTGTTTCTGATCCAAAACCTGGAATGGTATTTTCAAGCAATTTAATTTCTTCCCTAGCCGTTGATCAAACAGCCACAATAACGGCAACATATACCGTTACAGCAGCCGATGTAGCTGCGGGAAGAATTGTTAATTCTGCCACAGTTACAGGAACTGATCCATCTTTAAATACTGTAACAGATATTTCTGGAGATGATTATAACAATAATAACGCAACAATTACTGTCCTGCTTGCACCTCCAGCAATTAGTGCGGTTCAACCTGTTACCTGCGCAAGTTTAGGAAGTATAGATTTAACAAATTTACCTGCATCGGGAACTTGGCAGGTTACGCAAACAGGAACAGCTTCTGCAATTTATAACGGTACGGGATCTACTTTTACTGTACCAAACTTAACTGTTGGATCTTATTCTTTTAGAGTAAGTATCGGGGGCTGTAATTCACCATTAACAGCAAGCACTTCTATTGGAGAAGATTCTTCAACCACATGGAATGGTTCAAACTGGTCAAGCGGTCTGCTGCCGGGCCCAACTAGAAGAGCAATTATTAATTCAACAACGCCAAATCAGCCTTTTACAGCAAATACAACTATGTGTGCTTTGACGGTTAATCCGGGTGTTGTTGTTACAATTCCTAGTGGAGTTACTTTAACAGTAACCAATAGTGTTACTACAAATGGTCAATTAATTTTTGAAAGCGGATCAAGTTTGGTGCAGACTACAAATGCAGTAAATACTGGTGACATTGTTTATAAAAGAACAACCTCTGTACGCCGTTATGACCTGACATACTGGTCTATGCCGGTTACAAAACCAGGTTTTACCATGCATGATTTATCTCCAGACACACTGTTCGATAAATTTCATTATTACGATTCGAATGCAGGAAAATGGGGCATCAGTAATAACGGAACTATGGTAATGGAAACTGGTAAAGGTTATACGATCAGGGCTCCTCAGATTTACCATCTTATCATACCACAGGATTTTACTGCTGTATTTACAGGTGTTCCTAATAATGGCGACATCTCTGTTCCAGTTGTAGATGCCAAATGGAATTTAATTGGAAATCCTTATCCTTCTGCCATAAGCGCCAAGCAGTTAATGGATGATAATCCAGATCTAGGTTCGCTGTATTTTTGGGGGCATGAAGAACTGCCGGTGCGTAATCCTGCAGATAACACCTATTATTACAATAACGATTATACCATTTTTAATGCATCTGGAGCTACGACAGGAGGCGGCGGAGTACCTTTTAACGGATATATAGCCGCAACTCAGGGATTCTTTGCAAAACCAGAAACAGGAACGATAGTATTTCGAAACAATGAAAGAAGAGCAGGAAACAACAGCCAGTTTTATAAAACAGCAGCAGCAGAAAGCATTGAAAGAAACCGTGTGTGGCTGAATATTACAAGCAGCAGCGGTGTTTTCAAACAAATCCTTTTTGGTTATATCCAGGGAGCAACAAATAGTCTGGACATTAATTATGATGCTGTTTCGATGGCAGCCAATAGCCTTGTAGATTTTTACAGTATTAACACCAGCAAGAAGCTAACAATACAAGGACGTGCACTGCCATTTGAAAAAAGCGATGAAGTTCCGTTAGGATATAAGTTATCAGCTAAAGGAGATTACACTATTTCAATTGATCATGCAGACGGAATCTTTAATAATCAAGATGTTTACTTAGTTGATAAAGAAACTGGAAAAACAACAAATCTGCGTCTTGAAAACTATACATTTACAACAGCAGAAGGAAGTTTCAATAATCGTTTTGTAATTCGATACACTTCTAAAACATTAGGAACTGATGATTTTGAGAATCTTTCAGATGGAATTTTAGTTTCAGTTAAAAACAAGATAATTAAGATTTCCTCTTCAAAAGAAACCATCAATGATGTAACTATTTACAATATACTAGGTCAGGAAATATTCAGCAAGAAAAAAATCAACAGCACAGAATTCCAAGTTTCGAATTTACAGACTGGAAATCAGGTTTTACTCATAAAGATTAGTTTACAGAATGGTAATAGTTTATCAAAAAAAATAATCATAGATTAA
- a CDS encoding DUF2975 domain-containing protein, with translation MDFNDIQNAWNNEKPENIILPKNLEKIQSANTPLDKIKKNLKNEFIYQILSIVLIGTVPFICDFPPKMTFLYYLLYSLFVAVCFYYLTKLYFFYKRLNNITLTTKDSLYETYFDIRLNMELYKTFGFALTPFLVLYFLGFYYYAFTKIPGFVDHEFSTGQLIGFFLVVVFTMLFMGISLEWWVHKFYGKFAKEIKKVIDELKEE, from the coding sequence ATGGACTTTAACGATATACAAAATGCATGGAATAATGAAAAACCCGAAAACATTATTCTGCCGAAAAATTTAGAAAAGATTCAATCTGCAAATACTCCTTTAGATAAAATTAAAAAAAATCTAAAAAACGAATTCATTTATCAGATTCTGTCCATTGTTTTGATAGGTACAGTTCCTTTTATATGTGATTTTCCACCGAAAATGACTTTTCTGTATTATCTGCTTTACAGCCTCTTTGTGGCAGTTTGCTTTTATTATTTGACTAAGCTTTATTTCTTTTATAAGCGATTGAATAATATAACTTTGACTACTAAAGACAGTTTGTATGAAACCTATTTTGATATTAGACTGAATATGGAGTTGTATAAAACTTTTGGCTTTGCTTTGACGCCGTTTTTAGTTTTATATTTTTTAGGCTTTTATTATTATGCTTTTACCAAGATACCAGGGTTTGTTGATCATGAATTTTCTACCGGCCAATTGATAGGATTCTTTTTAGTTGTTGTTTTTACGATGCTCTTTATGGGGATTTCTCTGGAATGGTGGGTTCATAAATTTTATGGAAAGTTTGCCAAAGAAATAAAGAAAGTGATTGACGAATTGAAAGAAGAATAA
- a CDS encoding RNA polymerase sigma factor encodes MKEKEQEFLNRIESHKGILYKVSKMYMDNSDDQQDLFQEIVCQLWKSYDSFRNESQFSTWMYRVAVNTAIVFLKKEKRKVDKYEIASDNIKEDENDSHIKENQLDHFYKAVQKLDKIDKAIIFYQLEGFSHKEIGHNLGISEGNARVILNRAKEKLKEIIKNQGYGL; translated from the coding sequence TTGAAAGAGAAAGAACAAGAATTTTTGAATCGGATAGAAAGCCACAAAGGAATTTTGTATAAAGTTTCTAAAATGTATATGGATAACTCTGATGATCAGCAGGATTTGTTTCAGGAGATTGTCTGTCAGCTTTGGAAATCGTATGATTCTTTTCGAAATGAAAGCCAGTTTTCGACTTGGATGTATAGAGTGGCAGTAAATACAGCAATTGTGTTTTTAAAGAAAGAAAAGCGGAAGGTCGATAAATATGAAATCGCTTCAGATAATATAAAAGAAGATGAAAATGATTCTCATATAAAAGAAAATCAACTGGATCATTTTTATAAAGCGGTACAAAAACTGGATAAAATTGATAAAGCCATAATTTTCTATCAGTTAGAAGGTTTCTCCCATAAAGAAATAGGTCATAACCTTGGAATTTCGGAAGGAAATGCCAGAGTAATACTGAACAGAGCCAAAGAAAAATTAAAAGAAATTATTAAAAATCAGGGATATGGACTTTAA
- a CDS encoding TraB/GumN family protein, whose product MKTIFRFAVLLFIFIFPSAISAQTKSPKLENSLLWEVSGKGLKKPSYLYGTIHMICSKDYFLSEKTKKAFDVSDKLYLEINFTDPNEMSQMQQLAMGKEPLSKKLSPEQLAKLDSILKKSTGMGVQQVDSFSLLTVLSLISMKSFGCADLKFYEMEFSEEAKKRNVSIYGLETVKSQFEILENAYSNDEILKLLEESTSEESEQLVTAYKNENIDSMYALTTDEKFTSEKTKKQILDNRNVNWVKAMPELMKQNSVFFAVGAGHLGGELGVINLLRKEGYTVKPIMN is encoded by the coding sequence ATGAAAACAATATTTCGATTTGCAGTACTGCTATTTATATTCATTTTTCCTTCTGCTATTTCAGCGCAGACGAAATCTCCTAAACTAGAAAATTCGCTTTTGTGGGAGGTTTCAGGTAAAGGACTAAAAAAGCCATCTTATTTGTACGGAACGATTCATATGATTTGCTCAAAGGATTATTTTTTATCTGAAAAAACAAAAAAAGCATTTGACGTTTCTGACAAATTATATTTAGAAATTAACTTCACAGATCCGAATGAAATGAGCCAGATGCAGCAATTGGCAATGGGAAAAGAACCGCTAAGTAAAAAATTAAGTCCGGAACAATTAGCAAAATTAGATTCAATTTTAAAAAAGAGCACAGGAATGGGTGTACAGCAAGTAGATAGTTTCAGTCTTTTAACTGTTTTAAGTTTGATTAGTATGAAAAGTTTTGGCTGTGCGGATCTTAAGTTTTATGAAATGGAGTTTTCAGAAGAAGCTAAAAAAAGAAATGTTTCAATTTATGGTCTTGAAACCGTAAAATCTCAATTTGAAATTCTGGAAAACGCGTATTCAAATGATGAGATTTTAAAGCTTTTGGAAGAATCAACTTCTGAAGAATCAGAGCAATTGGTTACTGCGTATAAAAATGAAAACATTGACAGTATGTATGCTTTAACAACAGATGAAAAATTTACAAGTGAAAAAACCAAAAAACAGATTCTTGATAATAGAAATGTAAACTGGGTAAAAGCAATGCCAGAATTAATGAAACAGAACAGTGTCTTCTTTGCTGTTGGTGCTGGACATTTGGGAGGTGAGCTTGGAGTTATTAATTTGTTGAGAAAAGAGGGTTATACTGTAAAACCGATAATGAACTAA